DNA sequence from the Malus sylvestris chromosome 10, drMalSylv7.2, whole genome shotgun sequence genome:
tttGGCGATAATTGAAACTAAGATCTCTCTCCATAAAAAAGAATCTaagatctcttacttacaagcaGGGCAACCGTCCAGGATCCAAAAAAAATTGGGGACACCAAAATTATTAaggtgatatatttatatatgtttttatacaagtataaatttataaaatttggtttagtgacaaagaaatttaactaaaatTGGTGGcttatctacttgtaagcccgaagtttttttgtttccttatctcgataaaaaataaattagttattatgtgtttctaaattattgagtttgaagtgtttttctaagtataattttatcgatgtcttatgtgtgaaaacaaataatttttttttatctgaagTGAGGGCACATTTTTTGGCATCGCCTTAGGCCTCAAAAATCTTTGGACCGGCCCTGTttacaaataaagagaaatatgTGACAAAAGTTGATGTTATTTGCACCATTTTGAACTCATTTGAAAGTGCTTCCtactttaaatgtttttatgggatccacttgaatttttattaagaattgattttaaattttttttatttattaaaagcgtttttagtcattttaataacatttctaaacGAGCACTTTATCGTTTGACactcttctttattttttatcatcaaattaaatgaattgaacaaaattaataaataaaaaataaaaggattcgGTGTGTGTGAATAGTAGTATcttataaaaaattgaaaaacaaattcAATTGTGGGAACAGCAGGAAGACTttagtttttctattttctttttattttcccgAAAATTctgaaacaaaagaaagtcGAGGACTGCTGCCGCTTTTGTCAaataaatgatattaaagtgCAAAACTTTGATTAAAAAAAGTAAATCCTACTTACGAACTAAAGAATAAAGACGACTGAAGTCGAATCTTTTGGATAAAAGGACGATCTCCGAGTCTCTCCCTCCTCACTGCTTACTATAAACTCGCTCAGCAACGCGTTGCagaagacagagagagagagagagagagtccagAGAGAAAAGATGGGTCGGAGCTCCACACTACTCAAATGGGTCTTACCGACTCTGCTTCTTCTCGGTCATTTGGCAGCTCAAATATCGGCGGAAGACGGTACGTTTTGTGGTTTCTCGTTTCCTCTCTTAATTTTTCGAAGCATTTTGcagttttcgtttttttttttccgactcCTGAGATGTAATGACGGACTGTTTAGTATTATTTAGGCTATAAAATTTCATGGGTTTGTCATGAATCATTGAGTTGCATTTAGTTTAGTTAATGTCGGACTGTTTAGTTTGGTCAATCACCGCTCTTGATTAGAACTTTGAGATGCTGTTTCACTTTTCCGGTTATCTCAGAGCAAATCGAACTCCGGTACTAATCCGAGCTCATTTTTCACTGCTCTGGCTCACCAAAATCACTTTAATTTTCACAAAGTATGACCAATTAGTGTAACTCCCCCGATGCTTCCCGCCAGGAGAAGTAGAGTGAACTCCGGTCACGAAGGTTTTCACCCCCAAAGGTTCTTAGCTTAACTTTTTTCTCAGTTTCTGCTTTTTGCCTGTATTTTCTTTGATGCTTTTCCAAAGTTCAAATCTCCGTTGGCTTATTAGTCTAAATGGTCCGGAGTAGAACTCCTCACTTTTAGTTATGGCAATGAAAATCGATAAAATAGTCTTTGATTTTGTTCACGtaaattattttgatattttCGTAAAGTAAATTACtattgacactctaaaaatTTCAATTAGCAGcatttcaaactttctataattagaaagttTGTGAAGAATGTAGAATTAGATTTTTTGAATCCTAATAACAATTCAGCTCGTAAAAAATATGTCAATATTCTTATTTAAGTGTCACATGAACAAtcatatgataatttttttttagaaaaactaataaaagtAACTTGAAAAcattaagttttaatgataaaaataaaataaaaggtaaaataaatagtagtaAGATTggttttttaatgtaaaaatgtgatttttcgttaaaatgaataatatcgttaacttttcgttaaaattctttattttttagtaATATTTTTGTCCAACTAACTTCTTAACTTAACAAAGATGTTAACATATTTTCACAAAACGATTAGAATgattataaattaaatgatcaCTTCTATTAGTTTTTTAAAgacttaaagaaaaaaaattatgttaattttaaaaaccattttaatcAAAAAGCTAATCTCTATTTAAATGTGGTAATGTGgtgttgtttttttattatatatttttgggTACAGATTGCATTTGGTAATTTACAAGGAAGACAGCTATATTTTGCATCAAAACTTTAGGCCTTGTGAAGATTGGTTAAATTAGTAAAATTACTAGGAGGCTAGTTACGTTTGCTCTACAGCTGGCAACGTTTTTACCCATTTGTCCATCACGGAGTAGTTGAAAATGTCTAAATTAACCTTAGTAAACCCGGATCCGCGCCCAATTTCTGGCGCATTTTTCCCGTATTTATACAAGGGGACAAAGTGCCTTTCCGTAAAGGTAACTGGCGCTATAAACGAAGTATAGCTGTCCCTTCAGATCACCATCCCAAATCGCCACCACCCCACATGGTGTTTGGTGTCAGTAAAAAGAAGGCCCTTTTGTAGGGTCCACGCGCTCAACCCaaagttttttcctttttcccacatttaaaaaaaaaatatgctatcgacgtatttttatttttcattcttattgttaatttttattacttgattttttttagttcatcTGATCTGATGGATAAAAGTTTAAAAGTgtgtttaaaaagtaaaaaatagtgTGCATAGATAGTATACTTTTTTttaggaattttaacgaaaagtttctgATACTgtgaactttaatgaaaagctatatttttacattaaaagttaattctggtactatttattttactctttatttagtTCTTATcgtttaaattcaaaatttttaacctattttcattggttttgttttgttttgtttttttttcttaacctaCGTTTATCCttatttataaagaaaattatGTTATTGTGGGCTTCCCCACGTTTGAGGCCCATGTATGGATAAAGCAATCCAGAGTAGTCGCTCAATTGAATTGGGAAATTGTAGCAACACAAAAATTGAAGACAGAAAAGCCTTCAAAAAAACATCAATTTATTTCCGAAAACAATTTAAAGGTTATTGGAATTGAAAACTACACCTTGAGAACGACATATTTTCTCTAAGTTGtgaaattattattttcttttagttttgtcTTGGAGTTGGCAGGTTCCTTGCTGTCATGTCACGATAGTACAAAATCTCACTGTTTTTTTGTTGTATTTTGGTTTCACATTTGAGAGTCAGGATTTCGTCGGATCTTCTTTGTAAGAGATTCGTGAATAGTATTGatttatcgtatatcatgcgatcataaattattttaaatatttttatttaaaaataaatataaaaattaattttggggCAAAGACATACTTGGCTTCTTTATTTAACCCAAGATTAGTGTGATCAACACTTTCTTGTAGTGGTttgaggtttagggtttaggatttaGGGAAGGAAAATCAATCGATTTAAGGGTCGGATTTCTTATATGGAAAGCACTTTTGTGTGCCTTCTTTAGAAAACCTTATCATTAGAAAACTTTatcacttgaagtgcttcataAACCAGAAAGCACCCAAAAATGGCATTAAAAATCGAGATTTGCTTTGCTTGTAGTTATTTCTATCAACGTTACTTATGTTGCCTAAATTTGTAGGACATGTCACATGCCTACACTTGGGACGTTACCTGGAGTTGAATCtcaaactataaaaatgttagcGTCAGTTGTTTGCGTAGTTATGCATAATTCACATTGGCAATCAATTAGCCTCAGTGAGCATATCCATGCATAATTCACATGGTTGATGAATATAGCCTACATTTCTAAATCAACGTCGTTTATTGCAGGGCCAGTGCCAAACGGAGATTTTGAACTGACCCCATTAGGCGGCTTTTCAAACGAGGGCATAGTAGACGGACCCGCCGGCATCCCCAACTGGAAAGCAAACGGCACCGTTGAGCTGGTGGAGTCCGGGCAGAAACAGGGTGGGATGATCCTCATCGTACCGCAAGGTAGACACGCGGTGAGGCTCGGAAACGACGCCGAAATAAGCCAGCAGGTGAAGGTGGAGAAGGGGTCGATATACTCGGTGACTTTCAGCGCGGCTCGCACGTGCGCACAGCTGGAGTCGCTGAACGTGTCCGTGCCACCTGCATCGCAGACGATAGACCTGCAGACCTTGTACAACGTGCAGGGGTGGGACCCCTACGCATGGGCCTTCGCGGCGGAGGAGGACAATGCGATGTTGGTCTTCAGGAATCCCGGCATGGAGGATGACCCCACCTGTGGGCCCATCATTGATGACGTTGCTATCAAGAAGCTCTTTACCCCTGATAGACCCAAAGGTATGAATCTTCCCTCCAAAACCGCTTTATTCTTCAACCCTATTGGCCCACATCATAGGATCCGCTTTGTGGGggcctgtttgatgactttcaAAGCTCACGATCCAAAGTTTGACCTAGGCGacaaatccaaattttttttttttttttttttgtaaattaagtgAGGGTGGGTTGAACTTAAATAATAGATGCAGCGGGATGATACTGTGACGGTATCTTATATTAATTATGAATTGTCTTGAAATATAACTTTAATTGATTTCTTACTCTGTTGTAGTacgtattttttattttttcttgttcATCGCATGATTTGTCACGCGACGAGAAAATAACAGGTAAACAAATTTGATCATGTATGATTGATGGGCCCGAGGTTTGTGTTTGAATAGGGGATTGGGTTAGCGGATGATCATTTGAATGCGTCGTTTAGATTGACAGTCAGAAAAATAAATTGCAGTGTGATTCCATCTTACTAAATTAGTGGTCACTATTTGCCATATTTTGTGCAGACAATGCAGTGATCAATGGTGATTTTGAGGAAGGACCATGGATGTTCCCAAACATCTCACTCGGAGTCCTGCTCCCCACCAACCTCGACGAAGAAACTTCGTCCCTACCTGGTTGGATCGTCGAGTCCAACCGGGCTGTTAGGTACATAGACTCGTACCATTACGCAGTGCCACAAGGAAAACGAGCAATTGAATTGCTGTCTGGAAAAGAGGGCATCATTTCCCAAATGGTTGAAACTGCACCAAACAAGCCCTACACCTTGACCTTCTCATTAGGCCATGCTAATGACAAATGCAAGCAGCCTCTTGCCGTCATGGCATTCGCCGGCGACCAAGCGCAAAATGTCCATTACGCCCCTAATTCCAACAGTACATTCCAAGCCGCCGGCGTGAATTTCACGGCCAAGGCTGAGAGGACAAGGATTGCTTTCTACAGTGTGTACTACAATACCAGGACTGATGACATGAGCTCACTTTGTGGGCCTGTGGTGGATGATGTTCGGGTTTGGTTTTCTGGGTCATGGAGAAATGGGTTTGGCGGGTCGGGCCGGCTGGCGGTTGGGCTTGCTTTCTGGTTGTTTGTGTGGGTTTTGGTTtagttagggttagggtttggcaAGATAAGTTTTATCATATGTAACGTTTTGGTTTTAGTACGTCTACCGTGGGAGGGATTTTTGCAAACAATAGTCCCACGTACTAAGTTTACTCTATAGTTTTGTTATTATGAATGTGAAATGTATCTTCCTTTATCCAATTTCCGTAATTTCGACCGCATAAGCTTATAGTTTCAGTGGTAGAACACTAGCACTGCTTCTTCTCCGGTCCCTATCGAAACATAAGTTACGAATTCATTCAGTGAATGCAATCAAGTTTAATATAAGAGTGTGCGTAATATTGGGCATAACCTCCAGTTCGTATGAACCATAAGTTACGAATTCATTGTGGTactgtttggtacgtgggacgggacggaacggagtggGACGAGACATTTCGTCTCAcatttggtgcgcctaaaacggaTGGAAAGCGTTGTTTCAAGGGACgaattttttgtgaattttcgttccacctCATCCTCTGGAACAACTCGTTCcaacaaaattataacctctccgtctccttattcttcctccttgtttccatccgaagACATCTTTACTCCCTCTCCGTTCCGTCTcgtcccgtctgcataccaaacgatacctgaTTGAATGCAATCAAGTTCAAAGTACGCATGCGTACTATTGGGTCGATATCTTGTCTCCAAAGTTGACGACGCTTTGCCACTTTTTGTAATCGCACTTCACGGAGGTTACTTTGAATATATGAGATGTGATATGTATCTTAAGTTTTACCTTTATTCTTGAAGATGAGGTATAATGTTGTGGAATACAAGTTTTTAAGGTTCCTTGAGAAGCTCATGGTTggtttcttcaaaatcaaatcgTATGTGATCAcgtagtttcaaaatgagtcgaagattttaattttctcacatTGTTGTTTAAGATTTTTAAATTATATCAATTTGTACCTTTTGTCTAGTatgttatttgaatttttatttggcATATTTGTTGATTTGTCCTCTAAACTTTTATAGAGCTGCCAATTCCCTtcatgaactttaattttaactgATTACcccttgaacttttataattagctaTTTCCaccttgaactttaattttagctgaTTACCCCcttgaatttttataattagccaatttccactttgaactttaattttagccgattacccccttgaacttttataaatagccaagtTCCCTCCTGCGTTAGATTTTAAAAGTTTACATTCAATTTTCCATCCATCTTGATCACGGAAACAACACATGAGAACTATATGAGagaaaaaatgatgaaaaattggATGAATGAAAAATCGAATgaaagtttttaaaatttaatgccAATGGGggaattggctatttataaaagttcagaTGAGTAATTAACTAAAATAAAAGTTCAAGAGGAAATTGACTAATTTAAAAAGTTTAAGGGGGTAATcagctaaaattaaaatttaggaGGAATTGGCATACAAGTTCAAGgggcaaataaaaaaatacctctttttatttaattaaggaCATATTGAACATGAAACTTGTA
Encoded proteins:
- the LOC126587570 gene encoding uncharacterized protein LOC126587570, whose translation is MGRSSTLLKWVLPTLLLLGHLAAQISAEDGPVPNGDFELTPLGGFSNEGIVDGPAGIPNWKANGTVELVESGQKQGGMILIVPQGRHAVRLGNDAEISQQVKVEKGSIYSVTFSAARTCAQLESLNVSVPPASQTIDLQTLYNVQGWDPYAWAFAAEEDNAMLVFRNPGMEDDPTCGPIIDDVAIKKLFTPDRPKDNAVINGDFEEGPWMFPNISLGVLLPTNLDEETSSLPGWIVESNRAVRYIDSYHYAVPQGKRAIELLSGKEGIISQMVETAPNKPYTLTFSLGHANDKCKQPLAVMAFAGDQAQNVHYAPNSNSTFQAAGVNFTAKAERTRIAFYSVYYNTRTDDMSSLCGPVVDDVRVWFSGSWRNGFGGSGRLAVGLAFWLFVWVLV